In Nostoc edaphicum CCNP1411, the sequence TAAGAAGCACCATCCCAAAAAAGAAGTAATCTTTGATTGGGGGACTGATCTAATAAATAACGTAGATAATCAATTGTATTTTCTGAGTTACCTGCGTTATACGCTTTTAGTAGTAAGCTTCCCTCCAGATAGTCAACTGCCCCGTAGTATGTCTGTTTGTCTCGTATATTAACAACTCTCACTGCTATTTCTTGGTCAGTTTTTCCCCAGACATACCCACTTAAATCTCCCCACATTAAATGACACTCATCAAGCAGCAATACTCTCAACTTTCCTTCTTCAATTTCCTGCCGATGCCTTGCCAATAGTGTTTCAATCTCTTTTTTTTTTGCAGCAACAGCGTCCTCGTCAGCTTTTGGATTTAAAGAAGTAGTTTTCTTCCAACTAATTCCTGCCGCATCAAATAAGTCATAATAGCTCCGCTTTGACTCATAAGTTACATCATATTCAAAAGCCAATTTATATTCGAGTTCACCAAGTTCCCAACATTCTTTTGTTTGCAACCAACTTAAAACTTCTTCTCGTTGTTGAGCAGTTAAGTAACTTTTTTTTCCCTTGTGGTTCAGGCGCAGTCCCGAAATTCCATCTTCCTCATAAGCTTGCTTCCAGCTTGTTATCGAACCCAGTGACACATCTAAAATTGTTTGAATTTCCTCATACTTGTAGCCTTGATAAACCAATTTGACTGCCAACGCTTTCCTCACCTCACGCGCATCTGGGCGATCATCTATAAATTCTTGTAGTTCTGCGATCGCGGCTTGTAGATGCTGGTTTATCATTGTTAGCTATTAGACAAATATTCTGTCCGTATTATCTCGTAGTTTTTTTCAGAAATCAAATATGATTCCTATATAAGAAGAAATATTTTAATTTTTGCCCCTTCCCGTGTTGGGAATGGGGTTTTTTGCTAAGGTTTGTAGTGAGCAATTCAGAAAATTCATTGCGATCGCTCAATCATGTTAGATTATAGTTTGTTGTTTCTCTTAAACACAAAATCCGACAGTTTCTTACCCATCTCCTCATTGTGGGAATGAAAAAAAGGAGTTAAAAGTTAAGTTTTTTGAAAATTATGTGCAGGAACACACCTATTTTCATTACCTCATATCGCTTATCAGACAAGACTTAGAACCACAATTGAACATCATTGTCAAAGCAAAAATTAAATAAATATGAATTGCATTTTTACCCTGAAAAAAATGATATGTTAGATACAGAATTGAATTTCGCACGTTTCTGGAGTAGAACGATGTAGACTACTCCAGTTTTTCACCCTCAAACCCTTGTCATTTCTTGCTTTTGACGGAACTTGAGGGCAATCTGAGTACACATTTAAATAACCCAAACCTAGTTTCAATTTAGTTAAAGTTATTGCTAGGATTGGGTTTTGGCTGAGTACAAAGAAATCCTGAACCCCTATCTATAAACACTAGAACCCCAACCAAAAAAGACTAGAACCCCTACCTGAAAAAAACTTTTTTAATTCTTGTAATGCTTGAAGAATTAGGGTTTTTAGTATTTGAGTACAAAAGTAATAAATCCAATAAATTCTATCCTAGAGAGACGCAACATCTGGCTGGGAGACGGCTGCTATAAATCTTATATCGCCAATCACCTAACGCTCTGAAACAAAACAAAGCGAAGGGTGAGTGGAGGGATGACATAGCACCATGCCTGAAGTGAAGAGAAGTCGCGGCTGTAAGCACAAATTCTACCCAAGAACCGAACGTTGACACACACCAGCCGAACATCAGATATCTATCGCCTGCCTGACTTGAAAACAAGTCGCCCTCACCCAAGGGTTTGCAGGCAGTGTGGAAGACGCGACTTCAATTCTGGGCATGAAAGAGTAGCAACAGCATCTCCCACAGTGGCAGCCAAGTCCACCGACCTTTTGCGAAACTCAATGACATCACCGTCTACACGACTCCTCAACTCCAACGCTACGGAATCGCCAACCCAAGCAAAATCAGGTGGTTGCGGCTGTGACAGCACCACCAGCACCACCGTGGAAAGGGACGAAAAGCTCCAAGAACGCATTGCTAAACATCCCTGCTACAGCGAAGACGCTCATCACCACTACGCCCGGATGCACGTTGCAGTTGCACCAGCTTGCAACATTCAATGCAACTATTGCAACCGCAAATATGATTGCGCTAACGAAAGCCGTCCTGGAGTAGTTAGCGAATTGCTAACACCAGAACAAGCAGCACACAAAGCTTTGGTCATTGGTGGCAAGATTCCCCAAATGACAGTTGTGGGAATTGCTGGCCCTGGCGACCCTCTGGCGAACCCAGAAAAGACTTTCCGCACATTTGAGTTGATTGCAGAGCAAGCACCAGACATCAAGCTGTGCTTATCAACCAATGGTTTAATGCTGCCAGACTACATCGATCGCATTAAACAATTAAATATAGATCACGTAACGATCACCATTAACATGGTAGATCCAGAGATCGGTGCTAAGATTTATCCTTGGGTTCACTACAGACGCAAGCGTTATAGAGGCATTGAAGGCGCAAGAATCCTCCACGAAAGACAGATGGAAGGATTGCAAGCCCTGAAAGACGCTGACATCTTATGCAAAGTCAACTCCGTGATGATTCCCGGAATTAATGACCATCACTTAGTCGAAGTGAATCGAGTCATCCGTGAGAAAGGTGCATTCTTGCACAACATCATGCCATTGATTTCTGCACCAGAACATGGCACACACTTCGGTTTAACCGGTCAACGCGGCCCCACACCCAAAGAACTCAAAGAAGTTCAAGACAACTGCTCTGGTAACATGAAAATGATGCGTCACTGTCGCCAGTGCCGTGCCGATGCAGTCGGATTATTGGGAGAAGACCGCAGCCAGGAGTTTTCCAAAGAGAAATTCTTGGAAATGACTCCAGAATACGACATGGAGCAACGCGCTACCGTTCACGAAGGGATTGAGAAGTTTAAAGAAGAACTTAAAGTAGCCAAAGATAAAGCGCTAGCCGGCAAGAAATTTGCTAACAGTCCGAAAATCCTCGTTGCAGTAGCAACCAAAGGCGGTGGATTGGTAAACCAACACTTCGGTCATGCGAAAGAATTCCAAATTTACGAAGTGGGTGGGGATGAAGTTCGCTTTGTTAGCCATCGCAAAATTGACCAATACTGCCAAGGTGGATACGGCGAAGAAGCTTCTTTTGAGCATATTATGAAAGCGATCGCAGATTGCAAAGCAGTTTTAGTCTCCAAGATTGGTAACTGTCCTCAAGAAAAATTGCAAGAAGCTGGAATCAAGACAATTGAAGCTTACGACGTAATTGAAAAGGTTGCTTTAGAGTTTTACGAGCAATACGTTAAGGAATTAGGGAATAACGAATAGGGCATGGGGCATAGGGCATGGGGCATGGGATAAGAATTATCCTCAACGCCCTCCCCTAAACCCAATCCTCAATGCCCAATGCCCAATGTCCAATGCCCATTCCCCAAAAGGAGAATAAATCATGGCTTACAAAATTCTTACTAGCCAGTGTATTTCCTGCAATCTCTGTCTAACGGTATGTCCCACAAATGCAGTTAAAGTGGTTGATGGACAGCACTGGATTGACCCTGAACTTTGTACAAACTGTATTGGTAGCATTCATACCGTGCCTCAGTGTAAAGCTGGTTGTCCCACCTGCGACGGTTGCATTAAGCAGCCTAGCGATTATTGGGAAGGCTGGTTTGCCAATTACAACCGCGTAGTTGCTAAATTAACAAATAAACAAGATTACTGGGAACGTTGGTTTAACTGCTATTCCCAGAAATACTCGGAACAGTTGCAAAAGCGCCAACCCCAAAAAATGGCAGCAGAAGCTTAAATAATTCCTAATTCGTAATTGAAGACAACAATGCAAAATAACTGCATCTATCTCGATAATAATGCCACCACTAAGGTAGACCCAGAAGTTATAGAGGTAATGCTACCTTACCTGACGGATTATTACGGCAATCCCTCCAGTATGCATACTTTTGGTGGGCAAGTCGGTAAAGCAGTGAGAACAGCAAGAGAACAACTTGCAGCCATCCTGGGAGCCGATGAGTCTGAAATTGTCTACACAAGTTGTGGAACTGAGGGAGATAACGCCGCGATTCGAGCCGCACTGTTAGCGCAACCAGAAAAGCGCCACATCGTCACCACCCAAGTTGAACATCCAGCAGTACTCAATGTCTGCAAACAATTAGAAACCCAAGGTTACACTGTTACCTATCTATCAGTAAATAATCAAGGGCAGCTGGATCTAGATGAACTAGAAGCTTCCTTGACGGGTAACACCGCCTTGGTGACAATTATGTATGCGAATAACGAAACCGGAACGGTTTTCCCAATTGAGCAAATTGGGTTGCGCGTCAAAGAATCTGGCGCTATCTTCCATGTAGATGCGGTGCAAGCAGTGGGAAAAATCCCCTTGAATATGAAGACTAGCACCGTCGATATGTTAACTCTGTCTGGTCATAAGCTACACGGGCCGAAAGGAATTGGTGCTTTATATATCCGGCGCGGGGTTCGGTTCCGTCCCTTCATGATTGGGGGACACCAAGAACGTGGACGTAGGGCGGGTACAGAGAATGTTCCAGCAATTATCGCCTTGGGCAAAGCTGCGGAACTCGAACTGTTACACTTAGAAGAAGCGACGGCAAGAGAAAGAAAGCTGCGCGATCGCCTCGAACAAACTTTACTCGCTAAAATTCCCGATTGTGTCGTTAACGGTGACGTTACGCAGAGATTGCCAAACACAACCAATATCGGCTTCAAGTACATCGAAGGTGAAGCAATTCTACTGTTATTGAACAAATACGGTATCTGTGCATCATCCGGTTCTGCTTGTACCTCCGGTTCTCTAGAACCCTCCCATGTCCTACGGGCAATGGGCTTACCCTATACAACTTTGCACGGTTCAATTCGCTTCAGTCTTTGTCGCTACACCACAGAAGCCGAAATCGATCAAGTAATAGAAGTAATGCCCAGCATTGTAGAACGTCTACGCGCCCTCTCACCCTTCAAAAATGATGATGCAGGTTGGTTGCAAGGACAAGAACAAGCACTAGCGCATCGTTAATTAGGGAATAGGGAATAGGGAATAGGGAATAGGGAATAAAGAATTTACTACTCCCCACTCCCCACTCCCCACTCCCCCACTCAGAACTCAGCACTCAGCACTCAGCACTTAATAATATGTGGGACTACACCGATAAAGTATTAGAACTGTTTTACGATCCCAAAAATCAGGGAGAAATTGAAGAAACGGGCGAAGCTGGAGTTAAGGTTGCAACGGGTGAAATCGGCAGCATTGCTTGCGGTGATGCTCTGAGATTGCACCTGAAAGTGGAAGTAGAATCTGATAAGATTCTAGATGCTCGTTTTCAAACCTTTGGTTGTACTAGTGCGATCGCATCTTCTAGTGCATTAACCGAAATGGTTAAAGGTTTAACCTTAGATGAAGCCTTGAAAGTATCCAACAAAGACATTGCAGATTACCTGGGTGGTTTGCCAGAAGCAAAGATGCACTGCTCTGTCATGGGACAAGAAGCGCTAGAAGCCGCTATCTACAATTATCGTGGCATACCTCTAGCTACCCACGATGATGATGATGAAGGCGCGTTAATTTGCAGTTGCTTTGGCATCAGCGAATCTAAAATTCGTCGCGTCATTCTAGAAAATCATCTCACGGATGCCGAGCAAGTAACAAATTATGTAAAAGCTGGTGGCGGATGCGGTTCCTGTCTGGCTAATATCGATGATATTATTAGATCAGTTCAACAGGAATACGCCTCACCTGCTCTCAACAATTACGGCGTACAAGTTGCCACAGAAATTGTTACATCTAAGCAACGAGCGCTAACAAACGTGCAAAAGATTGCTCTAATTCAAAAGGTTCTTGATGAAGAAGTCAGACCCGTACTGATTGCAGACGGGGGAGATGTAGAACTCTATGATGTAGAAGGCGATCGCGTTAAAGTTGTGCTGCAAGGTGCTTGTGGTTCCTGTTCTAGTAGTACAGCAACTCTCAAAATTGCGATCGAAGCCAGATTACAAGATCGTGTCAGCAAGAGCCTTGTAGTCGAAGCAGTTTAGGAATTGCTGTAGGACTTATCGTACTCTACAAATACGCCCTAATATGCATTCAGCCAGGAATAGAAAGTAGGATTTGAACCATATAATTGTCTTCTCATCAATGCTTCAATCCTACCGACAACCGATAGCTAAATTAGCTATGACGGCTAACAGCATATAGGCAAAGAGATTAAGCGCCTACTTGCAAATTTCATCATCCAACTCGCTTCAAAGGAGACAAGTATGAGCACATTGTACGACAACATTGGTGGACAACCGGCTATTGAACAAGTAGTAGATGAACTCCACAAACGCATTGCTACAGACAGCCTCCTCGGCCCCGTTTTTGCTGGTACAGACATGGTAAAGCAACGCAATCATCTAGTTGCTTTCTTAGCTCAAATATTTGAAGGGCCAAAGCAATACGGCGGTCGTCCAATGGACAAAACCCACGCAGGATTGAATTTACAGCAACCACACTTCGATGCGATCGCCAAGCATCTCGGTGAAGCAATGGCTGTGCGTGGAGTGTCAGCAGAAAATACCAAAGCTGCACTAGATCGCGTCACAAACATGAAGGGCGCTATTTTGAACAAGTAATAGGACTTATGCATTGATTGTTGACAAATAACAACATCAAGTCCTATCGAATCTTGCAAGCTGAAACACATTATGACGTATTTGTAAATTGCGTAATTTTCTTTGTTCTTTGTCAAAACAAATGACAAAGGACAAAGGACAAATAACCAAAAGAAAAAAAATTTTTAACGAGGAAGATCGATGTACTTACTGTCAATAACTTGGGCTGTGGAGCGATCGCCCCCAGCAGGCATTTATGCCAACGCTACTAACGATGCTCTACACGCGCTCACTACTGTCGCTCAACTGGCGTGAACGCAACTGACAAACGCACAGACCCACCAACCAACCAATTGCAGGGAAACACGAACAATGACAGAAGAAAAGATTAGACAGATAGCTTTCTACGGTAAGGGCGGTATCGGTAAATCTACCACCTCTCAAAATACCTTGGCAGCTATGGCAGAAATGGGTCAACGCATCCTCATCGTCGGTTGCGACCCTAAAGCTGACTCCACCCGTTTGATGCTGCACAGCAAAGCTCAAACAACCGTTCTTCACCTCGCCGCAGAACGTGGTGCAGTAGAAGATATCGAAATCGAAGAAGTAATGTTAACCGGTTTCCGTAACGTTCGTTGCGTAGAATCTGGTGGGCCAGAACCCGGTGTAGGTTGCGCCGGTCGTGGTATTATCACCGCCATCAACTTCTTAGAAGAAAATGGTGCTTATCAAGACCTAGACTTCGTATCTTACGACGTATTAGGTGACGTTGTATGTGGTGGTTTCGCAATGCCTATCCGCGAAGGTAAGGCACAAGAAATCTACATCGTTACATCTGGTGAAATGATGGCGATGTACGCTGCTAACAACATCGCTCGTGGTGTTCTTAAGTATGCTCACACCGGTGGCGTGCGTTTGGGTGGTTTGATTTGTAACAGCCGTAACACAGACCGAGAAATCGAATTGATCGAAACCTTGGCAAAACGGTTGAACACCCAAATGATTCACTACGTACCCCGTGACAACATTGTTCAACACGCAGAATTGCGCCGCATGACTGTTAACGAGTACGCACCAGAAAGCAACCAAGCTAACGAATATCGGACATTGGCTACCAAGATCATCAACAACACAAACCTGTCTATTCCTACACCCATCGAAATGGAAGAACTAGAAGAATTGTTGATTGAATTTGGTATTCTCGAAAGCGAAGAAAATGCTGCCAAATTGGTTGGTCAGACTCAAGCTTAGTCTAAGTAGCCGCTAAAAAATAACGATTTAGCACAAGGAAAAAGGAAGAGTTCCATATCTTACCTTTTCCTCTCTCTCTTGCATCTCTCCCCTAATCTTAGAGGGGACTCCTAGTCCCCCTATGCCCCGATCCTTACGAGTCACAGAGGCTAAATATGACACCTCCAGAAAATCAAAACATCATCGAAGAAAGAAAAGAACTAATTAAAGAAGTTCTCAGTGCTTACCCAGACAAAGCTGCTAAAAAGCGCGAAAAGCACTTAAGTGTATACGAAGAAGGTAAGTCCGATTGCGGCGTTAAATCTAACATCAAATCCCTTCCTGGGGTAATGACCGCTCGTGGTTGTGCTTACGCCGGTTCTAAAGGTGTGGTTTGGGGCCCTATTAAGGACATGATCCACATCAGCCACGGGCCTGTAGGTTGCGGTTACTGGTCTTGGTCTGGTCGTCGTAACTACTACATCGGCACCACAGGTATTGATACCTTTGGTACTATGCACTTCACCTCTGACTTCCAAGAAAGAGATATCGTGTTTGGTGGTGACAAGAAACTTGTCAAGCTAATCCAAGAACTAGATGTACTTTTCCCCCTCAACCGTGGTGTTTCCATTCAATCAGAATGCCCCATCGGTCTAATTGGGGATGACATCGAAGCAGTTGCTCGGAAGACATCGAAAGAAATCGGCAAGCCAGTTGTACCTGTGCGTTGCGAAGGTTTCCGAGGTGTTTCCCAATCTTTGGGACACCACATTGCTAACGACATGGTTCGTGACTGGGTTTTCACCAGAGCAGACCAAGCGAAAAAAGACGGTACACTTCAGTTTGAAGGTACTCCTTATGATGTAGCCATCATTGGTGACTACAACATCGGTGGAGATGCTTGGGCTAGCCGCATCCTGTTAGAAGAAATCGGCTTGCGCGTAGTCGCTCAGTGGTCAGGTGATGGCACCATCAACGAAATGTTGATGACCCCCAATGTGAAGATGAACCTCATCCACTGTTACCGGTCGATGAACTACATCAGCCGTCACATGGAAGAAGCTTATGGTATACCCTGGTTGGAATACAACTTCTTCGGCCCCACCAAGATTGCTGAATCTTTACGGGAAATCGCTTCCAAGTTTGACGAAACAATCCAAGCAAACGCTGAGAAAGTTATCGCCAAATATCAGCCCACAATGGATGCGGTAATTGCTAAGTACCGCCCCCGTTTGGATGGTAAGACTGTTGCCATCATGGTTGGTGGTCTACGTCCTCGCCACGTTGTCCCAGCTTTCCTAGACTTGGGCATGAAGATGATTGGTACAGGTTATGAGTTCGCTCATAATGACGATTACAAACGTACCACTCACTACATCGAAAACGGCACCATCGTTTATGACGACGTTACCGCTTACGAATTCGAGGAATTTATCAAAGCGCTGAAGCCTGACCTAGTAGCTTCTGGTGTGAAAGAGAAGTATGTCTTCCAAAAGATGGGTCTTCCTTTCCGTCAAATGCACTCTTGGGATTACTCCGAACCTAGCGATCGCTCCTCAACATCATATAATGTAAGGTTTTTTCGCGGGGGTAGAAAAAAGAGTCTATTTCTAGCCTAAATGCAGGTTGCAGGGTTATCTAAGAACAATCTGTTTTGATGCTTTAGATAGTATAACTCTTATGGAGTCTGGTTTTTAGATTTTAAAAGCATTTTGCTCAAAGGAAAACTGTAAAATGAAAGACTATTTTTAATGACGATTTTTTAGATTAAATGGTGCGATCGCCTTTATTTGACAACAAGGTAGGCGATTACGTTATGCAAATTATAATAGGGTGCGTTGCACTTTGCGACAACGCACCCTACTGAATTACTCACACCTCCCATATCTGCTTTAATTATATATAGTTAAACAACTCTACATAACTCTATTATAAGTGTAATTATTTTACTAATTATTTAGTAAATTTTTATTTTTTACCTACTGATTGTGTCGATTGGGTCTAACAACATTTTGAAGAAAACAGTATTCTCTAGCATTGTTGCATATCAAATCTTGTAAAACTGCTAGGATAACTGCAACTGCTTCATCTATTGATCCATAGAATTCTTCAATATAGTTCTCAATAGATGGGTCATCCATATCATATAAATCACCAGGGCGCAAGATAGGCATACTACCATGAGCAATTTGGCTCCTACGATTATAAAACTTACTAAACCAGTTTTTATGAGTTTGAGGTGTTCCAAGGACTAGCTCTAGACGTTGCTTTAAAGTATTACCAATTCCTTCTTTACCATCAACAAAAAGTGCTTCAAGGGCTTGTGCAATTAGCAGAATAGTGTCTGTCTGATTAGTTTGAGTGCTGGTAATTCTAAGAAGTGTAAATAGAGCTTTATGGTGTGGTTTTTCTGCCAAGTCTAAAGAATATGGCAATTCTTCTGTTACCCAACTCCATACAGTTTGAAAAGGAAGTTGTGTTAGTTTTGGCCAGCCTCTACGTAAAGCATGAATAAAGGCAGATTCTAGGATATATGCACTCAGATCGGGAGGTTTTGGAACATCAGGCTTTACACCTGGTATCCTATCAGGGCTATTTCATTCTAAACATAAAGGCTGTATGGTAAAATGTAGCACTAAAAATGAAATACATCTAGTACCGTGAGCCAACCAGCAATAATTGAAGCTTTTCTTGAGCTTCAAGACCCCCGCCGCCGGGCTGGGCAACGTCATACGTTGCCATTGTGTCTAGCATTATTTACCCTTGCGATCGCAGCGGGGAATAAAGGATTTTTAGCAATCGGAGATTGGATTGCAAGCTACCACGAAGAATTGATAGAACTATTAAAACCTGCGAAAAATAGATTACCCTCATATAGCACCTTACGTCGTGCCTTGTTACAGGTTAATTACGAGGAATATGGAGCGTGTCTTGCTAAGTTCTTTAATATACAACCAGTCTGCGGAGAAACCATAGGGTTAGATGGCAAAGTCATCAAAGGTTCGTATCAAATCGAAGAAGATAATCCAAATTCCGATTCTCATCCGGCAATAATGTTAGTTAGCACCTATATTGTCGAGCGTGGTTTGATTTTAGAGCCGTGGGAAGTAGATGCTAAAACCAATGAAATTAAAGCTCTACCAATTTTGATTCAAAAATTAGCTCTTCAAGGGGTAGTTTTCGCTTTTGATGCGATTAATACCCAAAAAAAACTTGTGAATTGATAATCGAAACTGGCAATGATTACATTGCTGCCCTTAAAGGCAACCAACCAGGTCTGTTTAAAGATGTTAAAACAAATTTTATACCAGACTCTACTGTTTCACTAATTAATAAAGGTCATGGTCGAATCGAAAAACGTAGAGTTAGTATTTGTCAGTCGCCAAATGATATCAGATTCTGGCCTGGTCTGAAAACTATCATCCGAGTCCAATCAGAACGTCAGACTATCAGACACAATCATATTGAAGTCCAAAATGAAACACGTTATTACATATCTTCCTTAAGTACGACAGCCCAAGAGTTTAGCGAGCGCATCCGGGGATATTGGGGTGTTGAAAATAAAGTTCATTATGTTCGAGATGTAACTCAAGGAGAAGACGCTTCTAGAATTCGTACTAAACCTTTACCCCAGATTTTTGCTATCGCTCGTAATTTCACTCTGAATTTATATCGAAGTCAAATGTTTGAAAATATGGCACAAGCTCAACGATTATGTTCATTTGGGTTAGACACACTTAAGCAATTTTTTAGAATGAAATAGCCCTGGGTATCCTATATAAAGAAAAAAACTTTGGTACAAGCTCATTAGCTTTTACATATTCTGATGAGTAAAGTGTAATGCTACCTGGAAGAGAAAGATTCATTGCCAAAAAAAGCTGCTGTAAGAACTTTCCAACAACAACTTGGAGTACATCTTGTTCTGTTTCATTACATAGCTCATATTTCAAGCGAAGTTTAAGGATGCTACTAAGCATATGATATCCAAGCTTAATTTGCTCATCCATGCGTTGACAAAGAACTGCTGGATCTTGTTCACAAATCTCTGCTGTTTTTAGAAACAAAATTACATCTGAGGTATCAATTTCAATCAAGTAATTTTGTTTAGCCATCTTGTAAGGCGTTATAGTCAAGCTTGATGTTAACAACACATTACTTACTTCTTCCCAAAACTCACGAATGATTAGAACATCGATATCATCAGAGATAGGAGTTAAGTTACTAAGCTTTATTTCAATTAATTGAGATTCCATACTGCAATATAATTTTTATTTACACTAATTGTTATAAATAATACATCAAAATTAAGAATTTGGCTTTAAATATAGCAAATTTGACCGTAATGCAAACATTAAGTGAACAGAAAATTTCTATAAAATTGTAGATGTGGTGCGTTGTCGCAAAGCGTAACGCACCCTAATAGCTGCATATATTACTAAAATCCTGATAGTTGCGTGTCAATAAAATTAATTGACGAGATATTGCGATCGTCTTTAAAAATTATGTGCGAGATTCACAAGAAGTAGACTGTTGTAGTGATCCCATGACAAAGATTATCTGTGAGATGCATAAAAATTAGACTGTTGGTGCGATCACATTCAGAGAGAGTGTGTGAGATACATAAGAAGTAGAACGTTGGTGTGATTGCATTCTTCGACAACCAGCTTGCGATCGCACTAAACTGTCCAATCTTCGATTAACAATCCGGGTACTTTGTTGAAATCCCCATGATTGTGCGTTAATAAAACTAATTTATGAGATAGTGCGATCGCAGAGATGTGTGTGAAATGCAGAAGAAGTATACCATTGTAGCGATCGCATGATAGGGAAAACAATCACTACCAGCAGATACATCTTTATAGACTGCACAACCAACGAGAAATAGATGCAACTTGGTTCTCTCGATTTAAATTAGCAGCGTTACTGAGAGTGCCGTTTTCCAATTGATTCCAGATTTCGCCTGCCATCCTTCTAGCGTAGGCGTAGCCCGTCGTAGACATCGCTGATCCTACGAAGAAAGTCAGAGGTGAATGCCCTACTCTAGAAAATGCTTCACGTATACGATTTAGTGCTGCTTGTGCAGTTTTCCAATGCTCATCTGCGCCTGCGGGATCTATGCCGCCTTTAAGTTCACCAAGGGCGATAACGTATGGCGCAACTACAGATGGTTCAATGGTGCTAGATTTGTTGGCGACTAACTCTGCTGGGGCTAAGTTAAACAAACATAGATCCACATTACTTCTAACTAGCGGGACAGTCAGGTTATAAATTAGTGTGCGATTACCAATCTCGCTTTCCCAGCTTATTCCTCGTAAAGATAACTCAATTTCTGAGTCATTATTTGTCATGGCTATCCACTTTTTACTTTTTGAGTGTTGCCAGTGGTATCTTGTACCCGCGATCGTGAGAGTGGAGAGAATTGCACGAGTCAGCTTTCTTTGTGCCAACACGCCTCCAACATTTCGCATTGAACCACCAAGTGTGTCACCACGAGTCAGTAAAAATCTAAAAACCAATTCTTCTGGAAAGTTTGCACCTGCTGGTTCAAGAAAATTTTTGATCAGACCATTTACAGCCTCTACCTTATCCTCTGGCATCAGGTGCGCTAGAGATTTATCAGATAAGCCTGCCGCAGTTAACAATCCCATCTCAATGCCCTTAATCTTTAGTAATTCAATAGGACTCTCAGCTTGACTAGCAGCTTCTTTAAGTGCCCTTGCTTCTGCGACGAATGGCGTAGCACGTCGATTTTTCTCCAGTGCAAGAGCCACAAAACCTGCACGAATTGCTTC encodes:
- the nifB gene encoding nitrogenase cofactor biosynthesis protein NifB, producing the protein MTSPSTRLLNSNATESPTQAKSGGCGCDSTTSTTVERDEKLQERIAKHPCYSEDAHHHYARMHVAVAPACNIQCNYCNRKYDCANESRPGVVSELLTPEQAAHKALVIGGKIPQMTVVGIAGPGDPLANPEKTFRTFELIAEQAPDIKLCLSTNGLMLPDYIDRIKQLNIDHVTITINMVDPEIGAKIYPWVHYRRKRYRGIEGARILHERQMEGLQALKDADILCKVNSVMIPGINDHHLVEVNRVIREKGAFLHNIMPLISAPEHGTHFGLTGQRGPTPKELKEVQDNCSGNMKMMRHCRQCRADAVGLLGEDRSQEFSKEKFLEMTPEYDMEQRATVHEGIEKFKEELKVAKDKALAGKKFANSPKILVAVATKGGGLVNQHFGHAKEFQIYEVGGDEVRFVSHRKIDQYCQGGYGEEASFEHIMKAIADCKAVLVSKIGNCPQEKLQEAGIKTIEAYDVIEKVALEFYEQYVKELGNNE
- a CDS encoding 4Fe-4S binding protein; this translates as MAYKILTSQCISCNLCLTVCPTNAVKVVDGQHWIDPELCTNCIGSIHTVPQCKAGCPTCDGCIKQPSDYWEGWFANYNRVVAKLTNKQDYWERWFNCYSQKYSEQLQKRQPQKMAAEA
- the nifS gene encoding cysteine desulfurase NifS; translation: MQNNCIYLDNNATTKVDPEVIEVMLPYLTDYYGNPSSMHTFGGQVGKAVRTAREQLAAILGADESEIVYTSCGTEGDNAAIRAALLAQPEKRHIVTTQVEHPAVLNVCKQLETQGYTVTYLSVNNQGQLDLDELEASLTGNTALVTIMYANNETGTVFPIEQIGLRVKESGAIFHVDAVQAVGKIPLNMKTSTVDMLTLSGHKLHGPKGIGALYIRRGVRFRPFMIGGHQERGRRAGTENVPAIIALGKAAELELLHLEEATARERKLRDRLEQTLLAKIPDCVVNGDVTQRLPNTTNIGFKYIEGEAILLLLNKYGICASSGSACTSGSLEPSHVLRAMGLPYTTLHGSIRFSLCRYTTEAEIDQVIEVMPSIVERLRALSPFKNDDAGWLQGQEQALAHR
- the nifU gene encoding Fe-S cluster assembly protein NifU: MWDYTDKVLELFYDPKNQGEIEETGEAGVKVATGEIGSIACGDALRLHLKVEVESDKILDARFQTFGCTSAIASSSALTEMVKGLTLDEALKVSNKDIADYLGGLPEAKMHCSVMGQEALEAAIYNYRGIPLATHDDDDEGALICSCFGISESKIRRVILENHLTDAEQVTNYVKAGGGCGSCLANIDDIIRSVQQEYASPALNNYGVQVATEIVTSKQRALTNVQKIALIQKVLDEEVRPVLIADGGDVELYDVEGDRVKVVLQGACGSCSSSTATLKIAIEARLQDRVSKSLVVEAV
- a CDS encoding group 1 truncated hemoglobin translates to MSTLYDNIGGQPAIEQVVDELHKRIATDSLLGPVFAGTDMVKQRNHLVAFLAQIFEGPKQYGGRPMDKTHAGLNLQQPHFDAIAKHLGEAMAVRGVSAENTKAALDRVTNMKGAILNK
- the nifH gene encoding nitrogenase iron protein, coding for MTEEKIRQIAFYGKGGIGKSTTSQNTLAAMAEMGQRILIVGCDPKADSTRLMLHSKAQTTVLHLAAERGAVEDIEIEEVMLTGFRNVRCVESGGPEPGVGCAGRGIITAINFLEENGAYQDLDFVSYDVLGDVVCGGFAMPIREGKAQEIYIVTSGEMMAMYAANNIARGVLKYAHTGGVRLGGLICNSRNTDREIELIETLAKRLNTQMIHYVPRDNIVQHAELRRMTVNEYAPESNQANEYRTLATKIINNTNLSIPTPIEMEELEELLIEFGILESEENAAKLVGQTQA